One Defluviitoga tunisiensis genomic window carries:
- a CDS encoding alpha-galactosidase, with the protein MPITFNKKSKIWYLETQNMGYVFGLDNLEKLKNYYWGPKLPRLEDYPTDKDYIVTDRYSWNHEFSTRSENNHVEHCLKVEYFDGVRDVILNYENYINEDNLLIVSLIDAYYGLRVRLFYQLIEEYDIIERWIEVENSSLKPIKIEDIKSASVYLENEKTARLNYLCGMWANEFCLRSEEINEGKKVLESRVGNTGPYLNPYFSIDYEAKEDKGRVYFGLLGWSGNWKIVVQKRIYERIAIVAGINDWDFTYLLEPSQSFITPKLMIGFSNEGFSKASQNLHHYQLDYILPQDKAHKLRKVLYNSWEATTFNVNEENQKQLAQKAAQIGVELFVVDDGWFGKRNSDNAGLGDWYVNPEKFPKGLKPLIDYVKSLGMDFGIWVEPEMVNPDSDLYRNHPDWVINFPNRPRTEQRNQLILNLAREDVKEYIKEFMDKLLTENNIDFIKWDMNRHIFESGWPEVEPNKQREIWVRYVWNLYDIWNYLRKKHPHVTFECCSSGGGRVDLGILRYADQVWTSDNTDPFDRLEIQEGFSYAYAPKIMMAWVTDWGGKDKYPLEYIFHSAMMVSLGIGADLKKFTPDDFAIAKKQVQLYKEIRDIVQEGFQYRLSSVNKERYFAVQYLTKDKNEGVIIYLRNPRRFGLFDRVNIKLKGLEDNYLYGIYEGIKDEEKEIIQLTGKAFKERGFIIEDSYLDFFYNGKSPLFYSRILKVKKID; encoded by the coding sequence ATGCCTATAACTTTTAACAAAAAATCAAAAATATGGTATTTGGAAACTCAGAACATGGGCTACGTTTTTGGATTAGACAATTTAGAAAAGTTAAAAAATTATTATTGGGGTCCTAAACTTCCTAGGCTTGAAGATTATCCTACTGATAAGGATTATATAGTTACTGACAGATACTCTTGGAACCATGAATTTTCAACAAGGTCTGAAAACAACCATGTTGAACATTGTCTGAAAGTTGAATACTTTGATGGAGTTAGAGATGTAATTTTAAACTATGAAAACTATATAAATGAAGATAACTTATTAATTGTCTCACTTATTGATGCATATTATGGATTGCGAGTAAGGTTGTTCTATCAATTAATTGAAGAATACGATATTATTGAACGCTGGATAGAAGTTGAAAATTCTTCATTAAAACCTATAAAAATTGAAGACATAAAGTCCGCATCAGTATATCTTGAAAATGAAAAAACCGCTAGATTAAATTATTTATGTGGCATGTGGGCTAATGAATTTTGTCTAAGATCTGAAGAAATAAATGAAGGAAAAAAGGTTTTAGAAAGTAGAGTAGGAAACACTGGTCCTTATCTTAATCCTTATTTTTCAATAGATTATGAAGCAAAAGAAGACAAAGGAAGAGTATATTTTGGTTTGCTTGGTTGGAGCGGGAACTGGAAAATAGTTGTCCAAAAAAGAATATATGAACGAATAGCAATTGTTGCTGGTATTAACGATTGGGATTTCACATACTTACTAGAACCTTCTCAAAGTTTCATTACGCCTAAACTCATGATTGGTTTTTCAAATGAAGGATTTTCAAAAGCTAGTCAAAATTTACATCATTATCAATTGGATTATATCCTACCGCAAGACAAGGCGCATAAATTACGAAAAGTATTATACAACTCCTGGGAGGCTACCACTTTTAATGTTAACGAAGAAAATCAAAAACAATTAGCTCAAAAAGCTGCTCAAATAGGTGTAGAATTATTTGTAGTTGACGATGGTTGGTTTGGTAAAAGAAACAGTGACAATGCTGGACTAGGCGATTGGTATGTCAATCCTGAAAAGTTTCCTAAAGGTTTGAAACCTTTAATCGACTATGTCAAATCACTTGGAATGGATTTTGGTATATGGGTAGAACCTGAAATGGTGAATCCTGATAGCGATCTATACAGAAATCATCCTGATTGGGTAATAAATTTTCCAAACAGACCCAGGACTGAACAGAGAAACCAACTTATTTTGAATTTAGCTAGAGAAGATGTTAAAGAATACATTAAAGAATTTATGGATAAGCTATTGACAGAAAATAATATAGATTTTATAAAATGGGATATGAACAGACACATATTTGAATCGGGTTGGCCAGAAGTAGAACCAAATAAGCAAAGGGAGATTTGGGTAAGATATGTATGGAACCTATATGATATTTGGAACTATTTAAGAAAAAAACATCCGCATGTAACTTTTGAATGTTGTTCTAGTGGTGGCGGTAGAGTGGATTTAGGAATTTTAAGGTATGCAGATCAAGTATGGACCAGTGACAACACAGATCCTTTTGATAGACTAGAAATTCAAGAAGGATTTTCTTATGCTTATGCCCCAAAAATAATGATGGCGTGGGTTACTGATTGGGGAGGAAAAGATAAATATCCACTAGAATATATATTTCACTCGGCTATGATGGTATCTTTGGGAATTGGGGCAGATTTGAAGAAGTTTACGCCCGACGATTTTGCTATCGCCAAAAAACAAGTTCAACTATATAAGGAAATCCGAGATATAGTTCAGGAAGGATTCCAATACCGCCTTTCCTCAGTCAACAAGGAAAGATATTTTGCAGTTCAATATCTTACTAAAGATAAAAATGAGGGAGTAATTATTTATCTAAGAAATCCAAGAAGGTTTGGATTGTTTGATAGAGTAAATATAAAACTTAAAGGATTAGAAGATAATTATCTCTATGGTATTTATGAAGGAATAAAAGATGAGGAAAAAGAAATTATTCAATTAACGGGCAAAGCATTTAAAGAAAGAGGCTTTATAATTGAGGATTCATACCTAGATTTCTTTTATAATGGAAAATCTCCCCTCTTTTACAGTAGAATCTTAAAAGTAAAAAAAATCGATTAA
- a CDS encoding TolB-like translocation protein, with amino-acid sequence MSRPKFFDKLCLTTTLVIFFTIAIFSSQVYTPPKDLYQIESPHYKFVFEKDLYYFYEEINDYAEQLYTSYRFFFGTKPGKITVYILDDVDFTNSFALPSTNIIRLYVNPPKDFLALGGNVEDWSRFVFSHELTHIFYGNDVRDPLISWIPSQLIKNTLNIIHQPSYLQEGLSIYMESKQFGGRFEDDLFNMYLKAEILSNEFPRYYLGTGSNVEEWSPAGFNYMYGTILVRAIADNYGETTLREIINILDRKILSNISEAFHYVTNDDWDSFLNDIKQEYLVQYDLLSDKGYRISWFKINETYRDTSNLRTDGKSIYGYLEMPDKPNGIYKNDKLLKKGIREFDVNGKGDLVYLTTTYNYGYYTNKLYYECNSGNCKKLVDERVSTFSFIGNDQIAYSKLQNGLCAMYLYNIKTGESDKIINYGKYVINSITYDKSQQIIYFSANYKNQTDIYAYNLNNNNLTQITNDNAKELQLYFLDNCLYYSANYVDEIYNIFCFNLENQEVNQLTYYLIGAFNPIVLNNVLYHLVYDYEGYHLTYLDLNNIQDEKLNSIVINSVPKNLIEFENNVIASQSEKDLKKFTSEKFYFLPYPYLSVDIEENIYYGAGTIFLSDALNYSGMIQVYTDNNQFYADLGLTFDYFTTNTVVLSLAKDYITSYFSIANTHLWHINKDINSLVEANLELSNSSISSYGVKTYSLVGPYSINSYNVYDFGLNLSYYSDTGFIAVIDKPFVVFNTKITPYVGYQTDDIYVGSNIDKILWRPYIPFEDGKYRFDGIVAGADFQYNFGEEAFSYLLYIQFDISAFYWLNLPIRVDSDMFK; translated from the coding sequence ATGAGTAGACCTAAATTTTTTGATAAACTATGTCTCACCACTACGTTAGTTATTTTTTTTACTATAGCTATCTTTTCTTCTCAAGTCTACACACCGCCAAAAGATCTCTATCAAATTGAGAGTCCACATTACAAGTTTGTTTTCGAAAAAGATCTGTATTATTTTTATGAAGAAATAAATGATTATGCCGAACAACTATATACCTCATATAGATTTTTTTTTGGAACGAAACCTGGTAAAATAACGGTATATATATTAGATGACGTCGATTTTACAAACTCTTTTGCTTTACCTTCCACTAATATCATCAGGCTTTACGTTAATCCACCCAAAGATTTCTTAGCACTGGGTGGAAATGTAGAAGATTGGAGTAGATTTGTTTTTTCTCATGAATTAACTCATATTTTTTACGGCAACGATGTCCGGGATCCACTTATATCTTGGATTCCTAGTCAATTAATCAAAAATACTTTAAATATAATACATCAACCAAGTTACTTACAGGAAGGATTGTCTATATATATGGAAAGTAAGCAGTTTGGAGGAAGATTCGAGGATGATCTTTTTAATATGTATCTTAAAGCAGAAATATTAAGTAATGAATTCCCTAGGTACTATTTGGGAACTGGCTCAAATGTCGAGGAATGGAGTCCAGCGGGTTTTAACTACATGTATGGAACCATTTTAGTAAGAGCAATAGCAGATAATTATGGAGAGACTACTTTAAGAGAGATTATCAATATTTTAGATAGAAAGATTCTTAGTAATATCAGCGAAGCTTTTCACTATGTAACTAACGACGATTGGGATTCTTTTTTGAATGACATTAAACAAGAGTACTTGGTCCAATATGATCTTTTATCGGATAAGGGATATAGAATCTCTTGGTTTAAAATTAATGAAACATATCGAGACACTAGTAACTTAAGAACCGACGGCAAATCAATCTACGGATACTTAGAAATGCCCGATAAACCCAATGGAATTTACAAAAACGATAAATTACTAAAAAAAGGTATAAGAGAATTTGATGTTAATGGAAAAGGAGATTTAGTATACTTAACTACCACTTACAATTACGGCTATTATACCAACAAATTGTATTATGAATGTAATTCTGGCAATTGTAAAAAACTTGTTGATGAAAGGGTTAGTACCTTTTCTTTCATAGGGAATGATCAAATAGCATATTCAAAATTACAAAATGGTTTATGTGCTATGTATTTGTATAATATAAAAACTGGCGAATCTGATAAAATTATTAATTACGGGAAGTATGTAATTAATTCAATTACATATGATAAAAGTCAACAAATTATTTATTTTTCTGCAAATTACAAAAATCAAACTGACATATATGCGTACAATTTAAATAATAATAATTTAACTCAAATAACTAATGATAATGCAAAAGAATTGCAATTGTACTTTCTCGATAATTGCCTTTATTATTCTGCCAATTATGTTGATGAAATATACAATATTTTTTGCTTTAATCTCGAAAATCAGGAAGTTAATCAACTCACTTACTATCTTATAGGTGCTTTTAATCCCATTGTGTTAAACAATGTACTTTATCATTTAGTTTATGATTATGAAGGATACCATCTGACTTATCTAGATTTAAATAATATACAAGATGAAAAATTAAACTCCATCGTTATTAATAGCGTTCCTAAAAATCTCATTGAATTTGAAAATAATGTTATAGCTTCACAATCTGAAAAAGATCTTAAAAAATTTACCTCAGAAAAATTTTATTTTCTTCCTTATCCTTACTTATCAGTTGATATAGAAGAAAATATATATTATGGAGCTGGTACTATATTTTTAAGTGATGCACTAAATTATTCTGGAATGATCCAAGTATATACTGATAATAACCAGTTTTATGCAGACCTTGGTTTGACGTTTGATTACTTCACAACAAATACTGTTGTACTAAGTCTAGCAAAAGACTATATTACCAGTTATTTTTCTATTGCAAACACTCATTTATGGCACATAAACAAGGATATTAATTCATTAGTCGAGGCAAATTTGGAACTTTCTAACTCATCAATATCATCATACGGTGTAAAAACTTATTCTTTGGTTGGACCATACAGTATAAATAGCTACAATGTCTATGACTTCGGATTAAATCTATCATATTATTCAGATACTGGATTTATAGCAGTGATTGATAAACCCTTTGTAGTATTTAACACTAAGATAACTCCATATGTAGGCTATCAAACAGATGATATCTATGTAGGCAGTAATATAGATAAAATTCTATGGAGACCTTATATTCCTTTTGAAGATGGAAAATATAGATTTGATGGAATTGTAGCAGGTGCAGATTTCCAATATAATTTTGGTGAAGAAGCATTTAGTTACTTATTATACATTCAATTTGATATTAGTGCATTTTACTGGTTAAATCTGCCTATAAGAGTAGACTCGGATATGTTTAAATAA
- a CDS encoding S41 family peptidase yields MSKKKKIFLSSLIVLIVFVTSWVFPNEVYSSFENKAVEDIFIDEFQNPLFWSLYFIGNFYYGKDNIDYDKILESTIEGMVSGLDDPFAWYLDASEVEESKIETEAKYGGLGLTIRYDSEKKVVVVVSPMNGTPAHRAGFMPNDYILSINGVSTSELGLQKSASLMRGEPGTEVTLEIYREGWIDSKTVTLVREIIETKTVKYDVVEYQDRMIGYILLTNFAETSAQEMKEALEKLSKQTIEGVILDVRNNPGGLLNTAIDISSMFLKTGKIVSLRYYDGTEEIIPSKPGYYNNFLENIPLVLLVNTASASASEILAGALKDNEAATLIGETTYGKAAVQRPFQLSTGGEIWLPIARYFTPNGTDINLKGITPHIEVKNPPREVISLTSISEEEAQQALYTTTDKPILHIKDDIQLKTALDFIVSGGK; encoded by the coding sequence GTGAGCAAAAAAAAGAAAATATTTTTATCTTCTTTAATTGTCTTAATTGTTTTTGTTACTTCTTGGGTTTTTCCAAACGAGGTTTATAGTAGCTTTGAGAACAAAGCAGTTGAGGATATTTTTATTGATGAATTTCAAAACCCACTTTTCTGGAGTTTGTATTTTATTGGTAATTTTTATTATGGCAAAGATAATATTGATTATGATAAAATACTTGAGTCTACCATTGAAGGTATGGTTAGTGGGTTAGATGATCCTTTTGCTTGGTATTTGGATGCAAGTGAAGTTGAAGAAAGTAAGATAGAGACCGAGGCAAAGTACGGTGGCTTAGGATTGACTATAAGATACGATTCAGAAAAAAAAGTTGTAGTTGTTGTTTCGCCTATGAATGGGACCCCGGCACACAGAGCAGGTTTTATGCCTAATGATTATATTCTTTCAATAAATGGGGTTTCAACATCTGAGCTTGGTTTACAAAAATCTGCTTCTTTAATGAGGGGAGAACCGGGAACAGAGGTAACTTTGGAGATATATAGAGAAGGTTGGATAGACTCAAAGACAGTAACTCTAGTTAGAGAGATAATTGAAACAAAAACAGTGAAATATGATGTTGTAGAATATCAAGATAGAATGATTGGATATATACTTCTTACAAATTTTGCAGAGACTAGTGCTCAAGAAATGAAAGAGGCATTGGAAAAGCTTTCTAAACAAACAATTGAAGGTGTTATTTTAGATGTCCGAAATAATCCAGGCGGGCTTTTAAATACTGCTATTGATATAAGTTCAATGTTTTTAAAAACTGGTAAAATAGTAAGTTTGAGATATTATGATGGAACTGAAGAGATTATACCTAGCAAGCCTGGTTACTACAATAATTTCTTAGAAAATATTCCACTTGTATTGTTAGTTAACACAGCATCTGCTTCTGCTTCTGAAATTTTAGCTGGGGCTCTTAAAGATAACGAAGCAGCAACATTAATTGGTGAAACAACGTATGGTAAAGCTGCAGTTCAACGACCATTTCAACTTTCTACCGGAGGGGAGATTTGGTTACCTATAGCGCGTTATTTCACTCCAAATGGTACAGACATAAATTTAAAAGGAATCACGCCTCATATTGAGGTTAAAAATCCTCCTAGAGAAGTTATTTCACTAACCTCTATAAGTGAAGAAGAAGCACAACAAGCGCTTTATACAACGACTGATAAACCTATCTTACATATTAAAGATGATATACAATTAAAGACTGCATTAGATTTCATTGTTAGTGGGGGTAAATAA
- a CDS encoding metal-sensitive transcriptional regulator, with amino-acid sequence MSVKEPKTDIINRLKRIEGQIRGLQNMIVSERGCSEILTQLSAVKGAINKVSEEIMKEYTKSCLIEYEQTKDEKILDDLIETISKFREI; translated from the coding sequence ATGAGCGTTAAGGAACCCAAAACAGATATAATAAACCGTTTAAAAAGAATTGAAGGACAAATAAGAGGTCTTCAAAATATGATAGTTAGTGAAAGAGGATGTAGTGAGATTCTAACTCAATTATCCGCTGTTAAAGGCGCTATAAACAAAGTCTCTGAAGAAATAATGAAAGAATACACAAAATCTTGTCTAATTGAATATGAGCAAACGAAAGATGAAAAAATTTTGGATGATTTAATAGAAACGATCTCTAAGTTTCGAGAGATCTGA
- the ftsH gene encoding ATP-dependent zinc metalloprotease FtsH, with amino-acid sequence MANNNQRTGSFLGPLLIYLFLGILIFVSISQLNRTNIIEINYTDLVNLINNDLIISIQIDISGLVQVKAKNGQLFQCYAPTLVFDQTFVRALANDGIKIEYTKSGAGSWWLTILVYALPTIILMFFWFSMLKKTTGGEGGIPGGNYRKSPARKYDAKKAKITFKDVAGIDEIKDELMDIVNFLKDPKGFSSLGARIPKGILLAGPPGTGKTLVARAVAGEANVPFYFMSGSDFVELFVGVGAARVRDLFREARANSPAIVFIDELDAVGRQRGAGLGGGHDEREQTLNALLVEMDGFDPREGIVVMAATNRPDVLDKALLRPGRFDKKIYLDVPDLKAREEIIKVHLRGKRIAPDIDVKSLARSTPGFVGADIENMVNEAALLAARENRDYITNEDFQEAVERIIVGPARKSRRISEKERKVVTYHELGHAILGYLLPYSYPVHKITIVPRGQAALGYTMQLPTEDRFLVTEPELRDKVVSLLGGRAAEEIVFNEITTGASNDLKRATELVREMVTQLGMSEKIGPIAWGEEVGEIFLGRELTRMKNFSQKTAQEIDSEIKTYVLSSYEKAKKILTDNRERMDLLAIYLYNKEEISGKEFSKMMKMSLEDLKDFVMSDEEVEVKNLTISYA; translated from the coding sequence ATGGCTAATAATAATCAAAGAACTGGTTCTTTTTTAGGACCTTTATTGATATATCTTTTTTTAGGAATCTTAATCTTTGTCAGTATTTCGCAATTAAATCGTACAAATATTATTGAAATTAATTACACAGATCTTGTAAACTTAATAAATAATGATTTAATAATAAGCATCCAGATTGATATTAGTGGGTTAGTGCAAGTAAAAGCAAAGAACGGACAATTATTTCAATGTTATGCTCCTACCTTAGTGTTTGACCAGACCTTTGTAAGAGCTTTAGCAAATGATGGCATTAAGATAGAATACACCAAAAGTGGAGCAGGTAGTTGGTGGCTTACAATTCTTGTGTACGCTTTGCCGACTATAATATTAATGTTTTTTTGGTTTTCTATGCTTAAAAAAACTACAGGAGGAGAAGGTGGAATCCCTGGAGGTAATTATCGAAAAAGTCCTGCAAGAAAATACGATGCTAAGAAAGCCAAGATAACCTTCAAAGATGTTGCAGGGATTGATGAAATAAAGGATGAACTTATGGATATTGTTAATTTTTTGAAAGATCCAAAAGGTTTTAGTTCATTAGGAGCAAGAATTCCAAAGGGTATTTTACTTGCTGGACCTCCTGGTACAGGTAAGACCTTAGTTGCAAGGGCAGTTGCCGGGGAAGCCAATGTTCCTTTTTATTTTATGTCTGGATCCGACTTTGTGGAATTATTTGTTGGAGTTGGAGCTGCGCGAGTTAGAGATTTATTTAGAGAGGCTAGAGCTAATAGCCCCGCTATTGTTTTTATAGATGAATTAGATGCAGTTGGTAGGCAAAGAGGTGCAGGTCTTGGTGGCGGTCATGATGAAAGAGAACAAACGTTAAATGCCCTTCTTGTTGAGATGGATGGATTTGATCCTAGAGAGGGCATAGTGGTTATGGCTGCAACAAATAGGCCAGATGTTCTTGATAAGGCTTTACTGAGACCTGGACGATTTGATAAGAAAATATATCTAGATGTTCCAGATTTGAAGGCTAGAGAGGAAATTATTAAAGTTCACCTTAGAGGTAAAAGAATAGCGCCAGATATTGATGTTAAAAGTTTAGCTAGAAGTACCCCTGGATTTGTTGGTGCTGATATAGAGAATATGGTAAATGAAGCCGCTTTACTTGCTGCAAGGGAAAATAGAGATTATATAACTAACGAGGATTTTCAAGAGGCTGTTGAAAGGATTATCGTTGGACCAGCTAGGAAATCACGAAGAATTAGTGAGAAAGAAAGAAAGGTAGTAACTTATCATGAATTAGGTCACGCTATTTTAGGTTACCTTTTACCTTACTCTTATCCGGTTCATAAAATTACTATTGTTCCGCGAGGACAGGCAGCTTTAGGTTACACTATGCAATTACCTACAGAAGATCGTTTTCTTGTTACCGAACCAGAGTTAAGAGACAAGGTTGTTAGCTTATTAGGAGGAAGAGCCGCGGAGGAAATTGTATTTAACGAAATTACTACTGGTGCATCTAATGATTTGAAACGAGCTACTGAACTTGTTCGAGAAATGGTTACTCAGCTTGGTATGAGTGAAAAGATAGGACCTATAGCCTGGGGTGAAGAGGTTGGAGAAATATTTTTAGGAAGAGAATTGACTAGGATGAAGAATTTTTCACAAAAAACGGCTCAAGAAATCGATTCGGAGATTAAAACCTATGTTCTTAGTAGTTATGAAAAAGCAAAGAAAATATTGACAGATAATAGAGAACGAATGGATCTTCTTGCAATATATTTATATAATAAAGAAGAGATTTCAGGAAAAGAATTTAGTAAGATGATGAAAATGAGTTTAGAAGATTTGAAAGATTTTGTTATGAGTGATGAAGAGGTAGAGGTTAAGAATCTAACAATTTCATATGCTTAA
- a CDS encoding TolC family protein yields MKKSVLLVLSILMVVASFSIGLVDVFETSKEKSNIYKMAQIDLEKTLLDYDKAMIEAINKKAELAGELAYQQGLMNYNSSIKEYYSDILDRIFNLYLQEINVNVANLQLKSAQITYDNNSELFNRGLISSDDLKSSELTVKDAENNLKNANINLETAQDNLSKIYEGNIKEITINIPALEGFFVSDDEYLNNSYALKLSKLNVELSEYDLNNLPSNASSYNKKITEATHQKNLLTLEDTREKLVDAHKLTKNSLEILYRTLQNLKERVDLSQNTFNDTKNRFDKGLVSELELISSNIEYLNAQKNYYDSLKNYLETYINYVVDTGRSLKEVGL; encoded by the coding sequence ATGAAAAAAAGTGTATTATTAGTCTTATCTATATTAATGGTGGTGGCTTCTTTCTCAATTGGTTTGGTAGATGTGTTTGAAACCTCAAAAGAAAAAAGTAACATCTACAAAATGGCACAAATAGATTTAGAAAAAACTTTACTTGATTATGATAAAGCAATGATTGAAGCAATAAATAAGAAAGCAGAATTAGCTGGAGAACTTGCATATCAACAAGGGTTAATGAATTATAACAGTTCAATAAAAGAATACTATTCGGACATATTGGACAGAATTTTTAATCTTTATCTTCAAGAAATTAATGTAAATGTTGCAAACTTACAGTTAAAAAGTGCTCAAATAACTTATGATAACAACTCAGAATTGTTTAATAGAGGATTAATATCCTCAGACGACTTAAAAAGTTCTGAGCTCACAGTCAAAGATGCGGAAAATAATCTCAAAAACGCAAATATTAATTTAGAAACAGCACAAGATAACTTAAGTAAGATATATGAAGGAAATATAAAAGAAATCACTATAAATATACCTGCTTTAGAAGGATTTTTCGTCTCTGATGATGAATATCTAAACAATAGCTATGCATTAAAATTATCCAAATTAAACGTTGAACTCTCAGAATACGATTTGAACAATCTGCCTTCTAATGCTTCAAGTTACAACAAAAAAATTACAGAAGCAACTCATCAAAAAAATCTTTTAACTCTTGAAGATACTCGTGAAAAACTAGTTGACGCTCATAAATTAACAAAAAATTCTCTTGAAATTCTTTACAGAACTCTTCAAAACTTAAAAGAAAGAGTTGATCTATCTCAAAACACTTTCAATGATACGAAAAACAGATTTGATAAAGGACTCGTATCTGAACTAGAACTTATTTCTTCAAATATAGAGTATTTAAACGCACAAAAAAATTATTATGATAGTTTAAAGAATTACTTAGAGACATATATAAACTATGTTGTTGATACAGGAAGGAGCCTCAAGGAGGTAGGATTGTGA
- a CDS encoding TolC family protein, which produces MKKKLILILGLLLTVLSIFGISFEELYRQNLNKSSTYVQAEMNLKNAELEMKQIDQFFVPYLQISLNTILKAEITTPESETEVGGFIFNSSGNMIGYSFSLNTNFAEVFGTSIGLSFPFKIYFDDDKSGFYGPWSTVEEKLYEQIAIVASRDLKKVDKAERLSTESKYYSALSSYYLAQTNEFINTVEDIFNRYYNEKVIELSQKQINILQNQYNTATEEKAKEEIEKQILTAQKSLESLKANNVSLEYFDFSENLYNETKNIIDNIISQNTYVSKDITERLDLKALILNEEASNIQKKFWFLPYLPFSKLTLSVQPFTIDEEDKWKPTWSIGLDFQLTIFDKGERKLASDNMKSNLANLTYEESVKKIEETIRGLETKRKTLSYDINIAYIDLKNAQEDYEKNIDLYKKGFITQDDLSLSEIALQMNKLNLENTENSIRINELRLMQQYYVNLWGDNN; this is translated from the coding sequence GTGAAAAAAAAACTAATACTCATTCTTGGCTTGCTTTTAACGGTTTTGAGTATATTTGGAATAAGTTTTGAAGAATTGTACAGACAAAACTTGAACAAAAGTTCTACTTATGTTCAGGCTGAAATGAACTTAAAAAACGCGGAATTAGAGATGAAACAAATAGATCAATTCTTTGTACCTTATCTACAAATTTCTTTGAATACTATACTCAAAGCAGAAATTACGACTCCCGAAAGTGAAACTGAAGTAGGAGGTTTTATATTTAACTCAAGTGGAAATATGATAGGTTATAGTTTCTCACTAAATACGAATTTTGCAGAAGTTTTTGGAACAAGTATAGGACTTTCATTTCCCTTTAAAATATATTTTGATGATGATAAAAGTGGGTTTTACGGTCCTTGGAGCACAGTGGAAGAAAAGCTTTATGAACAAATCGCAATTGTTGCTTCTCGTGATTTAAAAAAAGTAGATAAGGCTGAGAGATTAAGTACTGAATCAAAATATTATTCTGCTTTATCAAGTTATTATCTAGCACAAACCAACGAATTTATAAATACAGTCGAAGACATATTTAATAGGTACTACAATGAAAAGGTTATAGAACTTTCTCAAAAACAAATAAACATTTTGCAAAATCAATATAACACTGCTACAGAAGAGAAGGCAAAGGAAGAAATTGAAAAACAAATATTAACAGCACAAAAAAGCCTTGAAAGCTTAAAGGCAAACAATGTTTCATTGGAATATTTTGATTTTTCAGAAAATCTATATAATGAAACCAAAAATATAATAGATAATATAATTTCTCAAAACACATATGTATCAAAAGATATAACTGAAAGACTAGATTTAAAAGCTTTAATCCTAAATGAAGAAGCATCCAACATCCAAAAAAAGTTTTGGTTTTTACCATATCTACCTTTTTCAAAATTAACACTTAGTGTGCAACCTTTTACCATTGATGAAGAGGATAAATGGAAACCAACGTGGAGTATAGGTTTGGATTTTCAGCTGACAATTTTTGATAAAGGCGAGAGAAAGCTCGCATCTGACAATATGAAATCAAACTTAGCCAATCTAACCTATGAAGAAAGTGTCAAAAAAATAGAAGAAACAATTAGAGGTCTTGAAACAAAAAGAAAAACTTTGAGTTACGACATTAATATAGCCTATATTGATTTAAAAAACGCACAAGAAGATTATGAAAAAAACATAGATCTTTATAAAAAGGGATTCATAACACAAGATGACTTAAGTTTATCTGAGATAGCTCTACAAATGAATAAATTAAATTTAGAAAATACTGAAAATAGCATAAGAATAAATGAACTTAGATTAATGCAACAGTATTATGTAAATCTATGGGGTGATAATAATTGA